From Actinomyces slackii, a single genomic window includes:
- a CDS encoding nitrate reductase subunit alpha, giving the protein MSTSTGSRPTEGIVPGPHHKVENATGLLALGSYLRRGQASPDARRLFLTGGRDSDTFYRHRWSHDKMVHSTHGVNCTGSCAWEVYVSDGVITWEKQVTDYPTTGPDMPEYEPRGCPRGAAFSWYTYSPTRIRYPYVRSVLLDAFRVAKAANDGDAVAAWAQVTGDEATSRTYKSARGKGGMVRVSWDEAMEIVAAAYVHTIRTWGPDRIAGFSVIPAMSQVSYGAGARLHELIGATMLSFYDWYADLPPSSPQVFGDQTDVPEAGDWYNAQFLMMWGSNLPITRTPDAHFMAEARYHGQKVVAVSPDFADNTKFADQWLRVAPGTDGALAQAMGHVILKEFHVGKQEPFFLDYMRRHTDSPFLIGLEPSRDGTGFVPGRFVTASDIAGVSPDAPKNEFRPLVWDRKHGPMDPGGTLADRFTPEGEGRWNLLMEGVDPVMSILDLHDSEVTVQAAEVLLPRFDLPGSSTPQGSVGGGTVRRGVPVTRVGDRLVTTVYDLLLAQYAVKRPGLPGQWPEDYQDATVPATPAWASEITGVPGPAMIRVARDFALNAVESGGRSQILMGAGINHYYHADQIYRTILALTSMCGTQGVNGGGWAHYVGQEKVRPICGFQQYAFALDWHRPARQMISTGFWYITTDQWRYDSTSAERLASPVDPGSMVGKTTTDTMVEAMKRGWTPSYPTFNRSPLLLGQQAKEEGMSPADYIVKELQAGTLRFACEDPDAPENFPRIVCNWRTNLLGSSAKGTEFFMRHMLGADNDVNATEAAPEDRPASVTWRDEAPKGKLDLLWTSDFRNTSSTLHSDVVLPAATWYEKHDISSTDMHPFVHSFNAAIDPPWEARTDFQIFQTLAGLISAWAPTYLGTQTDVVAAPLNHDTPDALTMAHGDVSGLPEGWVPGVTMPKLIPTERDYTQIRAKFDSLGPLAEKLGLPCKGIMLKPGPEVERLARNHGTLDVGQAAGRPLLDTDIRAADAILTLSGTTNGRISTQGWEDLSARTGTDMVELSAEEAGKIITFQDTRTKPQGVITSPEWSGSEHGGRRYSAFVVNVEHAKPWHTLTGRMHYYLDHDWMRDMGESLPVFRPPLDFHALYGEAPPGAVGTSQEGTAEVAVRYITAHNKWAIHSQYFDNLHMLTLGRGGQTIWMSPQDADKVGVTDNDWVEAYNRNGIVAARAVVSHRIPEGMVFMHHAQERTMNTPLTERSGRRGGTHNSLTRIVLKPSHFAGGYGQLAYAFNYIGPTGNNRDEVTLIRRRSNQEVTF; this is encoded by the coding sequence ATGTCCACCTCCACCGGATCTCGCCCCACCGAGGGGATCGTCCCGGGCCCCCACCACAAGGTCGAGAACGCCACCGGGCTGCTGGCGCTGGGCTCCTATCTGCGCCGGGGTCAGGCCTCCCCCGACGCGCGGCGCCTCTTCCTGACCGGCGGGCGCGACTCCGACACCTTCTACCGCCACCGCTGGAGCCACGACAAGATGGTCCACTCCACGCACGGCGTGAACTGCACCGGGTCATGCGCCTGGGAGGTCTACGTCTCCGACGGCGTCATCACCTGGGAGAAGCAGGTCACCGACTACCCGACGACGGGCCCCGACATGCCCGAGTACGAGCCCCGCGGCTGCCCGCGCGGCGCGGCCTTCTCCTGGTACACCTACTCCCCCACGCGCATCCGCTACCCCTATGTGCGCTCGGTCCTCCTGGACGCCTTCCGCGTTGCCAAGGCGGCCAACGACGGCGATGCGGTGGCCGCCTGGGCCCAGGTCACCGGGGATGAGGCGACCTCCCGGACCTACAAGTCCGCCCGGGGCAAGGGCGGCATGGTGCGCGTCAGCTGGGATGAGGCCATGGAGATCGTGGCGGCCGCCTATGTGCACACGATCCGCACCTGGGGGCCCGACCGCATCGCCGGCTTCTCCGTCATCCCGGCCATGTCCCAGGTCTCCTACGGCGCCGGCGCCCGGCTCCACGAGCTCATCGGCGCCACCATGCTCTCCTTCTACGACTGGTACGCCGACCTTCCCCCCTCCTCCCCGCAGGTCTTCGGCGACCAGACCGACGTCCCCGAGGCCGGCGACTGGTACAACGCCCAGTTCCTCATGATGTGGGGCTCCAACCTGCCCATCACCCGAACCCCGGACGCCCACTTCATGGCCGAGGCGCGCTATCACGGCCAGAAGGTCGTGGCGGTCTCCCCGGACTTCGCCGACAACACGAAGTTCGCCGACCAGTGGCTGCGCGTGGCCCCCGGCACCGACGGCGCCCTGGCCCAGGCCATGGGCCATGTCATCCTCAAGGAGTTCCACGTCGGCAAGCAGGAGCCCTTCTTCCTGGACTACATGCGCCGGCACACCGACTCGCCCTTCCTCATCGGCCTGGAGCCCTCCCGGGACGGCACCGGATTCGTGCCCGGGCGCTTCGTGACGGCCTCGGATATCGCCGGGGTGTCCCCTGACGCCCCCAAGAACGAGTTCCGCCCCCTGGTGTGGGACCGCAAGCACGGCCCGATGGACCCCGGGGGCACGCTGGCCGACCGCTTCACCCCCGAGGGCGAGGGCCGCTGGAACCTGCTCATGGAGGGCGTGGACCCGGTGATGAGCATCCTGGACCTCCACGACTCCGAGGTCACGGTGCAGGCCGCCGAGGTGCTGCTGCCCCGCTTCGACCTGCCGGGCTCCTCCACGCCCCAGGGAAGCGTCGGGGGCGGCACGGTGCGCCGCGGCGTGCCGGTGACCCGCGTGGGCGACCGCCTGGTCACCACCGTCTACGACCTGCTGCTGGCCCAGTACGCCGTCAAGCGCCCCGGACTCCCCGGCCAGTGGCCCGAGGACTACCAGGACGCCACGGTGCCCGCCACCCCGGCCTGGGCCTCGGAGATCACCGGCGTGCCGGGCCCGGCCATGATCCGGGTGGCGCGCGACTTCGCGCTCAACGCCGTCGAGTCAGGGGGCCGCTCCCAGATCCTCATGGGGGCCGGGATCAACCACTACTACCACGCCGATCAGATCTATCGCACGATCCTGGCGCTGACCTCCATGTGCGGCACCCAGGGCGTCAACGGCGGGGGCTGGGCCCACTACGTGGGGCAGGAGAAAGTCCGCCCGATCTGCGGCTTCCAGCAGTACGCCTTCGCACTGGACTGGCACCGCCCGGCCCGCCAGATGATCTCCACCGGCTTCTGGTACATCACCACCGACCAGTGGCGCTACGACTCCACCTCCGCCGAGCGCCTGGCCTCCCCGGTGGACCCGGGCTCCATGGTGGGCAAGACGACGACGGACACGATGGTCGAGGCCATGAAGCGCGGCTGGACCCCGTCCTACCCGACCTTCAACCGCTCCCCGCTGCTGCTGGGCCAGCAGGCCAAGGAGGAGGGGATGTCCCCGGCGGACTACATCGTCAAGGAGCTCCAGGCCGGCACCCTGCGCTTCGCCTGCGAGGACCCCGACGCCCCGGAGAACTTCCCGCGCATCGTCTGCAACTGGCGCACCAACCTGCTGGGCTCCTCGGCCAAGGGCACGGAGTTCTTCATGCGCCACATGCTGGGCGCCGATAACGACGTCAACGCCACCGAGGCCGCCCCTGAGGACCGGCCCGCCTCGGTGACCTGGCGCGATGAGGCACCCAAGGGCAAGCTGGACCTGCTGTGGACCTCGGACTTCCGCAACACCTCCTCGACGCTGCACTCCGACGTCGTCCTGCCGGCGGCCACCTGGTACGAGAAGCACGACATCTCCTCGACCGACATGCACCCCTTCGTCCACTCCTTCAACGCGGCCATCGACCCGCCGTGGGAGGCGCGCACGGACTTCCAGATCTTCCAGACCCTGGCCGGCCTCATCTCCGCCTGGGCCCCCACCTACCTGGGCACGCAGACCGACGTCGTGGCCGCCCCCCTCAACCACGACACCCCCGACGCCCTGACCATGGCGCACGGGGATGTCTCGGGCCTGCCCGAGGGCTGGGTGCCGGGGGTGACCATGCCCAAGCTCATCCCCACCGAGCGGGACTACACCCAGATCCGGGCCAAGTTCGACTCCCTGGGTCCCCTGGCCGAGAAGCTGGGCCTGCCCTGCAAGGGCATCATGCTCAAGCCCGGCCCCGAGGTGGAGCGCCTGGCCCGCAACCACGGGACGCTCGACGTCGGGCAGGCGGCCGGCCGGCCCCTGCTGGACACCGACATCCGGGCGGCCGATGCGATCCTGACACTGTCGGGCACGACCAACGGCCGCATCTCCACCCAGGGCTGGGAGGACCTCTCGGCGCGCACGGGCACCGACATGGTCGAGCTCTCCGCCGAGGAGGCCGGCAAGATCATCACCTTCCAGGACACGCGCACCAAGCCGCAGGGGGTCATCACCTCCCCGGAGTGGTCCGGCTCGGAGCACGGGGGTCGGCGCTACTCGGCCTTCGTGGTCAATGTGGAGCACGCCAAGCCCTGGCACACGCTGACCGGCCGCATGCACTACTACCTGGATCATGACTGGATGCGGGACATGGGCGAGTCGCTCCCGGTCTTCCGCCCGCCGCTGGACTTCCACGCCCTGTACGGCGAGGCGCCGCCCGGCGCGGTGGGCACCTCCCAGGAGGGGACCGCGGAGGTGGCGGTGCGCTACATCACCGCGCACAACAAGTGGGCGATCCACTCCCAGTACTTCGACAACCTCCACATGCTCACCCTGGGGCGCGGCGGCCAGACCATCTGGATGAGCCCCCAGGACGCGGACAAGGTCGGGGTCACGGACAACGACTGGGTGGAGGCCTACAACCGCAACGGCATCGTGGCGGCCCGCGCCGTCGTCTCCCACCGCATCCCCGAGGGCATGGTCTTCATGCACCACGCCCAGGAGCGCACGATGAACACGCCCCTGACCGAGCGCTCCGGGCGGCGCGGGGGCACGCACAACTCGCTGACCCGCATCGTGCTCAAGCCCAGCCACTTCGCAGGCGGCTACGGCCAGTTGGCCTACGCCTTCAACTACATCGGCCCCACGGGCAACAACCGCGACGAGGTGACGCTGATCCGCCGTCGCAGCAACCAGGAGGTGACGTTCTGA